One Vibrio rumoiensis genomic window, GTCCGCTCTCCCCAATCCGGTGGGTAACTCAAGCCTATCGGATACCCACAACGCGCACCGGCTCGGTCAAAGCCAGCTTTATCTAATATGGTTTGCAGAACATTCGCGACATCGGCGCAAGTATTACCCGGTTTCGCAACATCCATCGCCGCTTCTAAAGCAATGGTTAATGCTTCATCAGCGCGTTTAAACTCATCATCGGGTTCCCCTAAAAATATCGTACGAGATAAGGGGCAATGATAACGGCGATGCACCCCCGCCATCTCAATGAAGGTACCTTCCCCTTTATTAAACGGCTGATCATCCCATGTTAAGTGCGGTGCGGAGGCATCTGCACCAGATGGAAGCATCGGCACAATCGAAGCATAGTCGCCAAAGTGTCCTTCATAACCAAGTACCGCTTGACGATTGATCTCCGCCACCAAATGATGCTTAGGCAATCCGGGCTCTATCATCTCAAACGCGACTCGGTGCATGTTTTCGACAATGCGCGCCGCGTGATACATATACAACAGCTCTTGATCCGACTTTATTGCTCGGCACCAGTTCACCAAACCGGTTGCATCGAGTAGCTGAGCATTGGGCAGGCTATCTCTTAACCATTCAAACGCTGTGGCACTAAAGTAATAATTGTCTTTTTCCACCCCAATACGACCACGATCCCATAATTTAGGCGCAAGAACGGCTTTCACCAAATATTCCATCGGGTGTAATTGAGGGTTCATCACATAATAATCTGGGTAATAAAAGACGTTCTCAGCAGCCATGTAAACCGTACGGAATGCGCCGTTAGCATCTAGATAACGACCAAACCAAATCGGTTCACCACTGGTTGATACCACTACACATTGAGGGACATAAAACGACCAACCATCGTATCCAGTTAACCATGCCATATTGGAAGGATCATGAATGATCAATAAATCCAACTCATTCTCTTCCATCGATTGACGGACTTTAAGTAAGCGTTGTTGGTACTCTTCCAACGAAAACTTAAATACCACTCGTTGCATATCCATTCCTCTTTGCCAAAAACAGCACTTGGTTTGAAATGGCACGTTGCGTTATAAACAAAAATAGACAACGAGCCACCACAAACCGTGAATCATCACATCCCCCACACTTGGAATTCACACTCCAAAATGCTAAGGCCAATCCAAATAAGTAGATATTCAAGACTTATAGTGTGATGAGTTAAGCAACAATCGAGCCATTGTTATAAACGATAAACTTAACTGAAAAGTGTCATTGTTAAGACTGTGACTACTGATTTCGATTGACCTATACCCAGCATGGTACGGGGCATAAAAGGTTGAATAATAAAACCGTCATAATTTCAGTATGGTTCAGAGAAAGGAATTTGCATAAAAAATGTATTACGAAAAAAAACAGACACTCGATGTGCCTGTTTTTATATAGGTTTCTATCAATATTGTGATACTAAAATTTTAACAATTAGTATTTAACCTGATAGCTCAGCATATAAGTTCGTCCTTGGCCTTTATAGTCAAACGCAGAAGCTGGAGCTGAACCACCGTAATATATTTGAGCACGTTGCCCCCAAACGGTAGTGTAATCTTCATTAAGTAAGTTCTGAATACCAAAACCTAAGCTACCTACTGGTAATTTCACTGACGTTGTTAAATCAACCGTCGTGTAACCATCAAGTTCGTTATCCGAGTCATCGCTCAAATCAAACATGGTGTTACTTTGTAGGCGTAAGGCATAAATATCATCGTACCAACCAACCCATGCCCCTACTTTTGAAGCGCTCGCTGTCGTGACAGCCGATTTCACCCAATCGCCATTGGCATTTTTTTCTTCACTACGCACAACATGCCCTAAGCCACCGATTTGCAAGTTAGACGTTAGCCAATAATTAAGCTCCGTTTCTAAACCATAAACCCGTTTATCGAAATCGGAGACTAATACGGCAAGGGTACTTTTATCGTAAGACGTCACTTTATCCGATAGTGAAATATACGCCGCAGTTTGAATGCTAAATTCTCCTACTTGGTTACGCATACCAATTTCAAAACTGTTGGTTTTCATGCCTTCTAATTCGCTGTCCGATACATTTACGCTATCAGTTAAGCTCAAGTGGCCATTTGCTTGCGGCTGATAAGTACCATAGCCGTAATATTTAGCGGGATCGGCGAGATCAAAACCTTGGGAGAAGTTCGCCCAGATTTGGTTCATATTGTTAATATGGTAAATCGTTCCTAAGTTAAATAACCCAACCGTGTAATCGGTACTGCCACCTTCCACACTGTCGGCAGACGTCGCGCCACCGAGTGCAATCATCGCTTGAGCATCTGCGGCAACAAAGTCATCAATTTTATTATTAATGTATTGATAGCGGTAACCACCTTGGACGACCCAATCATCGGTAATGTTAAATTCACCCTGAACAAAACCGGCCACCGACGACACTTCTGTACCTGGATAACGACCAATCGTGGCATAGGTATTATTAACTAACCCGCCAGTGGCAAGGCTCGTTGCTGGGTCAAAAATATCTTGGCTGCTGTCTAAAGTATCGATATAACCATCAAGGCCGTAAGTTAGGTTAAATCGCCCAAACTCTTTCAATAACGCCATTCGTAAGCTCACCACCTCTGTGTTCTGCTCTGAAGCCGCCATGTAACTACCGTAAATAAAAGGAATAAACGACATTTTCTCTTTACGATAAGACGCTTGGATCATGAGTTGCTGGCTTAGAAAGTCGGAATTGAGATAATTCACATTCACCATGTAACGCTCTGTTCCACCTTGGCGGTCAGATGAATAGCCTTTGCTGCGAACATTCATCTGGCTTTCATCTCGTAAGCCTGCGAAGTTTGCCCCAAAATCGATGCCATAAGGGCTATCTTGTTGGCTATCATAATATTGAGCGAGAATAGACAAGGTTTGAGTATCGGTTAAATTCAGCTCCCCTGTTGCCATCAAATCTAAGACGGTGTTGTATTGCAAAGAGCCTTGAGTGATATCCGACACAATAATGTCGCCATTAGCATCGTATTTCGCTCCCGTGTCGTGATAAACCGCAGAAATTCGACCTCGGGCTTTTTCATTACCACCACTGATCGATTGGGCAATTTTTCCATCGTAGTCTTCACCGTTATTAAAACCACTGCCGCCACCAACGTAAGTTTCAGCGTGCAAGCCTTGATCACTGGCTTTTTTAGTCACAATATTAATCACGCCACCGGTAGCCCCAGCCCCGTAGACCGATGTCGCACCGGAAAGCACTTCAATTCGTTCAATATTAAATGGGTCGATAGAATCAAATTGGCGACTAATCGAGCGAGATGAATTTAGTGATACACCATCAATCATCACTAACGCAGAGCGACCACGTAAGTTTTGTGAGGTATTGGTTCGGCCTTGGCTACCAATGTCTAACGAAGGAATAGTGGCAGCTAAAATATCCCCTAAACTTTTACCACTACGCGCTTCTTCTTCAATGCGATCTGAATCGACATACCAAACCGTACCCGG contains:
- a CDS encoding TonB-dependent receptor, translating into MNTLKGLNLTPVSLVLAIAGVASFSVQAEEKSASMDTVVVVASTAPKSISDIPGTVWYVDSDRIEEEARSGKSLGDILAATIPSLDIGSQGRTNTSQNLRGRSALVMIDGVSLNSSRSISRQFDSIDPFNIERIEVLSGATSVYGAGATGGVINIVTKKASDQGLHAETYVGGGSGFNNGEDYDGKIAQSISGGNEKARGRISAVYHDTGAKYDANGDIIVSDITQGSLQYNTVLDLMATGELNLTDTQTLSILAQYYDSQQDSPYGIDFGANFAGLRDESQMNVRSKGYSSDRQGGTERYMVNVNYLNSDFLSQQLMIQASYRKEKMSFIPFIYGSYMAASEQNTEVVSLRMALLKEFGRFNLTYGLDGYIDTLDSSQDIFDPATSLATGGLVNNTYATIGRYPGTEVSSVAGFVQGEFNITDDWVVQGGYRYQYINNKIDDFVAADAQAMIALGGATSADSVEGGSTDYTVGLFNLGTIYHINNMNQIWANFSQGFDLADPAKYYGYGTYQPQANGHLSLTDSVNVSDSELEGMKTNSFEIGMRNQVGEFSIQTAAYISLSDKVTSYDKSTLAVLVSDFDKRVYGLETELNYWLTSNLQIGGLGHVVRSEEKNANGDWVKSAVTTASASKVGAWVGWYDDIYALRLQSNTMFDLSDDSDNELDGYTTVDLTTSVKLPVGSLGFGIQNLLNEDYTTVWGQRAQIYYGGSAPASAFDYKGQGRTYMLSYQVKY
- a CDS encoding M24 family metallopeptidase — encoded protein: MQRVVFKFSLEEYQQRLLKVRQSMEENELDLLIIHDPSNMAWLTGYDGWSFYVPQCVVVSTSGEPIWFGRYLDANGAFRTVYMAAENVFYYPDYYVMNPQLHPMEYLVKAVLAPKLWDRGRIGVEKDNYYFSATAFEWLRDSLPNAQLLDATGLVNWCRAIKSDQELLYMYHAARIVENMHRVAFEMIEPGLPKHHLVAEINRQAVLGYEGHFGDYASIVPMLPSGADASAPHLTWDDQPFNKGEGTFIEMAGVHRRYHCPLSRTIFLGEPDDEFKRADEALTIALEAAMDVAKPGNTCADVANVLQTILDKAGFDRAGARCGYPIGLSYPPDWGERTMSFRREDQTVLQEGMTFHLMPGLWFDNWGLETTESIVITSFGAQALCDYPRHLFIKH